In one Eschrichtius robustus isolate mEscRob2 chromosome 15, mEscRob2.pri, whole genome shotgun sequence genomic region, the following are encoded:
- the FAM110C gene encoding protein FAM110C, which translates to MRALPALDAPPSERLLSRDSGAPWARDAAGPTRRSAVERLAADRSKYVRGPPGAGPGPACEGSSPGASQGQAGDPRPPARVPGPVARRAIARKPLRPDSLVIYRQKCEFVRGSGADSPRGGLVKKLFQGPGKDKTPGSPGTSRVGEEGGARAPEAAPTEPGPVAAPAVPGPSAPPAPAPPVRAPSRVPAAPRGPELLGARHRGLQRSQSDLSARYSASLAEFDTFFQYCGLEPEVVEALGRENFSAGSDLVARKVRSVSVATSDSGFSRHSGGDEGLQEGELTEQVPSTTSVVERNARIIKWLYTCKKAKETPGQGLQGPA; encoded by the coding sequence ATGCGCGCCCTGCCAGCCCTGGACGCGCCCCCGAGCGAGCGCCTCCTGTCCCGGGACTCCGGGGCCCCCTGGGCCCGGGACGCGGCGGGGCCGACGCGCAGGAGCGCGGTGGAAAGGCTGGCAGCCGACCGCTCCAAGTACGTGCGGGGCCCGCCGGGAGCCGGCCCAGGCCCGGCTTGCGAGGGCAGCAGCCCCGGGGCGAGCCAAGGGCAGGCGGGCGACCCTCGGCCCCCGGCGCGCGTCCCCGGTCCGGTGGCGCGCAGGGCCATAGCGCGGAAGCCGCTGAGGCCGGACTCGCTGGTTATCTACCGACAGAAATGCGAGTTCGTCCGAGGGTCGGGAGCCGACAGCCCCAGGGGAGGCCTGGTGAAGAAGCTCTTCCAGGGGCCGGGCAAGGACAAGACGCCGGGGTCGCCCGGCACGTCccgggtgggggaggagggcgggGCCAGGGCCCCGGAGGCCGCCCCGACCGAGCCCGGCCCCGTCGCGGCTCCCGCGGTGCCAGGGCCCTCCgcgcccccggcccccgccccgccgGTCAGGGCGCCCTCCAGAGTCCCGGCTGCGCCCCGGGGTCCGGAGCTGCTCGGGGCGAGGCACCGGGGGCTGCAGCGCTCGCAGTCCGACCTCAGCGCGCGCTACTCCGCGTCCTTGGCCGAATTTGACACCTTCTTCCAGTACTGCGGCCTGGAGCCCGAGGTGGTGGAGGCGCTCGGGCGGGAGAACTTCTCCGCCGGGTCGGACCTCGTCGCCCGCAAGGTCCGCAGCGTGAGCGTCGCCACCTCCGACAGCGGCTTCTCCCGGCACAGCGGCGGCGAcgaggggctgcaggagggagAGCTGACGGAGCAGGTGCCCAGCACCACCTCGGTGGTCGAGAGGAACGCCCGCATCATCAAGTGGCTGTACACCTGTAAGAAGGCCAAGGAGACCCCCGGCCAGGGGCTGCAGGGCCCGGCGTGA